GCTCCGGCGCGCATCCGCCGTCGAGCCGTCGGGCGGCCGTGGCTTACTTCTTCGCGTCCTTTTCCAGGTCGAGCGACGCGGAGTTCATGCAGTAGCGCAGGCCCGTGGGCGCGGGGCCGTCGTCGAACACGTGGCCCAGGTGCGCGTCGCAGCGGTTGCACAGCACCTCGGTTCGGCGCATGAAGTGGCTGTGGTCCGCCTCCTCGCGCACCGCGTTCGGCGCGAGCGCCTGGGTGAAGCTGGGCCAGCCGCAGCCGGCGTCGAACTTGGTGTCGCTGCTGAACAGCTCGGCGCCGCAGCCGGCGCAGCGGTACACGCCCTCGTCGGTGGTGTCCCAGTACTTGCCGGTGAAGGCGCGCTCGGTGCCCTTCTTCCGCATCACCGCGTACTGCTCCGGCGTGAGCTCGGCCTTCCACTCCGCGTCGCTCTTGGTGACCTTCTCCACGTGATCCCTCCGCGCTGGTGTCCCGGCACGCCCATCGTGCCACGCCGCCTGATACCCCCCTGCGCCGCCGGCGCTCCCTTCACGGCGCGGGCCGGTACGCCCGCCGCAGCAACGAGTAGACGAGCGTGTCGTTGAACACGCCATGCATGAAGTAGTTCTCGCGCAGGTGCCCCTCGCGCACGAATCCCAGCCGCTCCAGCGTGCGGATGGAACCCGCGTTCCCGGGGTCCACCTGCGCCTCCACGCTGTGCAGGCCCATCGCCGCGAACCCGAAGTCCAGCAGCGCCCGCACCGCCTCGGTCGCCAGGCCCTGGCGCCACATGGGCCGCGCGATGGCGTAGCCGATCTCGGCGCGGCGGTGGTCCGGCAGCCAGCGGTGGAAGGCGCACTTGCCGATCACGCGCCCGTCCCCGCGCAGCGTGACGCCCCAGTCCATGCCCGCTCGCCGCTCGAAGTTGTCGTCGATGCGCCGCACCAGGTCGTGCGCATCCTCGACCGTCGTGTACGCGGGCGAGCTCCAGAACCGGATCAGCTCCGGATCCGAGAAGATGCCGAACAGCGCCGGCGCGTCGGCGGGCGTGAGGCGGCGGAGCACGAGCCGCTCCGTCGCCAGCACGGGAAACGCCGCGAAGACGGCCGCGTGTGCGTCCGGGGGTTCGCCGGGGGCAAGGACAGGTTTCATGGGGATGATGCGATGGCAGGCGGGAGATGCGGATCGCCGCTGCCGCATCCCACGCGACCGGCGCATGACGATCTGCCGGCACGCTCCGTCAGCCCGCGGCTCGCGATGCGGGACGGGGGATGCGGATCAGCCTCGCGGCGAGCGGGAATGCGGCGAGCGACGCGAGCACCGCCGGGACGGCGACGGCGCCTATCGCTTCTCCCGCTCGCCCGAGCGGCCGGAAGACGCTCACCACGCCGGGTGCGAAGCGGGCCAGGGCGCCCGCGAAGAGCACGGTGAGGGCCAGCGCCAGGAGGGTCGCCGCAGC
This portion of the Longimicrobiaceae bacterium genome encodes:
- a CDS encoding GNAT family N-acetyltransferase, giving the protein MKPVLAPGEPPDAHAAVFAAFPVLATERLVLRRLTPADAPALFGIFSDPELIRFWSSPAYTTVEDAHDLVRRIDDNFERRAGMDWGVTLRGDGRVIGKCAFHRWLPDHRRAEIGYAIARPMWRQGLATEAVRALLDFGFAAMGLHSVEAQVDPGNAGSIRTLERLGFVREGHLRENYFMHGVFNDTLVYSLLRRAYRPAP
- the msrB gene encoding peptide-methionine (R)-S-oxide reductase MsrB, which produces MEKVTKSDAEWKAELTPEQYAVMRKKGTERAFTGKYWDTTDEGVYRCAGCGAELFSSDTKFDAGCGWPSFTQALAPNAVREEADHSHFMRRTEVLCNRCDAHLGHVFDDGPAPTGLRYCMNSASLDLEKDAKK